In the genome of Bradyrhizobium sp. CIAT3101, one region contains:
- a CDS encoding SMP-30/gluconolactonase/LRE family protein: MEEVPTSVLSAEHCHLGEGPTYDVATDTAWWFDIREGRLFEAHLGGGTIRIHALGRMASALGRIDAERQLVVAEDGCYVRTLADGAMTRFCPLEADNPATRSNDCRVHQSGTFWIGTMGRKAERGAGAIYALHRGKISTLFPGISIPNSICFSPDGATGYFTDTARAVLYAVPLNADTGLPRGEPEVLLCHTGIGGLDGSVCDADGQIWNACWGAGRVDVYSPQGEHLRSLRVPARQASCPAFVGADLSRLLVTSAWQDMDAEARAADPQAGCTFLLQASARGRAEPDVKLA, encoded by the coding sequence ATGGAAGAGGTGCCGACCTCGGTTCTCTCCGCCGAACACTGTCACCTCGGTGAAGGTCCGACCTACGATGTCGCCACCGATACCGCGTGGTGGTTTGATATTCGCGAGGGACGCCTGTTCGAGGCGCATCTGGGCGGTGGCACAATCCGCATCCATGCGCTTGGCCGGATGGCGAGTGCGCTTGGGCGGATCGATGCCGAACGCCAGCTGGTCGTCGCGGAAGATGGTTGTTACGTCCGCACGCTCGCCGATGGCGCGATGACGCGGTTCTGCCCGCTCGAGGCGGACAATCCCGCGACGCGCTCCAACGATTGCCGCGTGCATCAATCCGGCACGTTCTGGATCGGCACCATGGGACGCAAGGCCGAGCGGGGGGCGGGTGCGATCTACGCATTGCACCGCGGTAAAATCTCGACGCTGTTTCCGGGCATCAGCATTCCGAACTCGATCTGCTTCTCGCCCGACGGCGCGACCGGCTATTTCACCGATACCGCGCGCGCCGTGCTCTATGCTGTGCCGCTCAATGCCGACACGGGCTTGCCACGTGGCGAACCTGAGGTGTTGCTGTGCCACACCGGCATCGGGGGGCTTGACGGCTCCGTGTGCGACGCCGATGGGCAAATCTGGAACGCCTGTTGGGGCGCAGGCCGCGTCGATGTCTACTCGCCGCAAGGCGAGCACCTGCGCTCGTTGCGGGTGCCGGCCAGGCAGGCGAGTTGTCCCGCTTTCGTCGGCGCCGATCTGTCGCGCCTGCTCGTCACCTCGGCCTGGCAGGATATGGATGCGGAGGCGCGTGCCGCCGATCCACAGGCCGGTTGCACCTTTCTGCTACAAGCCTCCGCGCGCGGTCGCGCGGAGCCCGACGTCAAGCTCGCATAG
- a CDS encoding aldose epimerase family protein, translated as MAGSRITKDAFGTLPDGRKVERIVLRGEGGFEARIITHGAVIQALSAPDAKGGCDDVVLGHDAFDGYLAERKFFGATVGRYANRIANGQFSLDGETFRLPINNGPNALHGGLDGFDRKLWDIAELDDGASPAVTLTYTSPHGEENYPGKLDVRLTYRVTGPTELSLTMEARTDRPTIVNLTNHSFFNLEGATSGKSTLDHRLTVEAEHFLAIDPTAIPLPEPPRAVAGTPFDFREAHAVGARIRENDQQLRNGKGYDHTYCLARDGKLALAARLEAPQSGRIMELLTDQPGLQVYSGNYLDGTISGKGGKLIRQSDALCLEPHMWPNSPNRPDFPSPRLDPGGAYRHHTVYRFAVRTP; from the coding sequence ATGGCTGGCTCAAGAATAACAAAAGACGCTTTTGGAACGCTGCCTGATGGACGCAAGGTCGAGCGCATCGTGCTGCGCGGGGAGGGCGGGTTCGAGGCTCGCATCATCACCCATGGCGCGGTGATCCAGGCGCTGAGCGCGCCGGACGCGAAGGGCGGTTGCGACGACGTCGTGCTCGGCCATGATGCCTTTGACGGCTATCTCGCCGAACGGAAGTTTTTTGGCGCGACCGTCGGCCGCTATGCCAACCGTATCGCCAACGGGCAGTTCTCGCTCGATGGCGAGACCTTCCGGCTGCCAATCAACAACGGCCCGAATGCTCTGCATGGCGGCCTCGATGGCTTCGACCGCAAGCTCTGGGACATTGCCGAGCTCGACGATGGCGCCAGCCCCGCAGTCACGCTGACCTACACCAGCCCGCATGGCGAGGAGAATTATCCCGGCAAGCTCGATGTACGCCTGACCTATCGCGTCACCGGCCCGACCGAGCTGTCGCTGACGATGGAGGCACGGACCGACCGGCCGACCATCGTCAACCTCACCAACCACAGTTTCTTCAATCTGGAAGGCGCGACCTCGGGCAAGTCCACCCTCGATCACAGGCTGACGGTGGAGGCCGAGCATTTCCTGGCGATCGACCCCACTGCGATTCCGCTGCCGGAGCCGCCGCGCGCAGTGGCAGGCACGCCGTTCGATTTCCGCGAGGCCCACGCGGTTGGCGCGCGCATCCGCGAGAACGATCAGCAATTGCGCAATGGCAAGGGCTACGACCACACGTATTGCCTCGCGCGCGACGGCAAGCTTGCGCTCGCGGCCCGGCTGGAGGCGCCGCAGTCGGGGCGGATCATGGAACTGCTGACCGATCAGCCCGGCTTGCAGGTCTATTCCGGCAACTATCTCGACGGCACGATCTCAGGCAAGGGCGGCAAGCTGATCCGGCAGTCGGATGCGTTGTGCCTGGAGCCCCACATGTGGCCCAATTCACCGAACCGGCCTGATTTTCCGAGCCCGCGCCTTGATCCCGGCGGCGCCTATCGGCATCACACCGTCTATCGCTTTGCCGTGAGGACGCCATGA
- a CDS encoding Gfo/Idh/MocA family oxidoreductase: MTELRIAIVGFGKIARDQHVGAIAAVPGAMLAAIASRNASLPGVPHFATVEELLEKGPQIDAVSLCTPPQVRRAQAAAALAAGKHVMLEKPPGIGVAELGPLIAMAVEADRTLFATWHSRHAPAVEPAREWLAAQRIRSVHINWKEDVRVWHPGQAWIWEPGGLGVFDPGINALSILTRILPKPVFVTAAELAFPANCQSPIAANLMLTDIDGLPITAEFDFRQTGPQSWDILVETDEGRMTLSRGGRVMAVDGKVVADAPDEEYRELYRRFVKLAATGASDVDLAPLRLVADAFLLGRRNIVEPFVD; the protein is encoded by the coding sequence GTGACTGAACTTCGCATCGCCATCGTCGGCTTCGGCAAGATTGCGCGCGACCAGCATGTCGGCGCGATTGCCGCAGTGCCAGGCGCGATGCTCGCTGCAATCGCCAGCCGCAACGCATCGCTGCCGGGCGTACCGCATTTCGCGACCGTCGAGGAGTTGTTGGAGAAGGGACCGCAGATCGACGCGGTGTCGCTCTGCACGCCGCCGCAGGTGCGTCGCGCCCAGGCTGCCGCGGCGCTCGCCGCGGGCAAGCATGTCATGCTGGAGAAGCCGCCCGGCATCGGCGTTGCCGAGCTCGGTCCGTTGATCGCGATGGCGGTGGAGGCAGACCGGACCCTGTTTGCAACCTGGCATTCGCGCCATGCACCTGCGGTCGAGCCGGCCCGCGAATGGCTGGCTGCGCAGCGGATCAGATCGGTGCATATCAATTGGAAGGAAGACGTCCGCGTCTGGCATCCCGGCCAAGCCTGGATCTGGGAACCGGGCGGGCTCGGCGTGTTCGATCCCGGCATCAACGCGTTGTCGATCCTGACCCGCATCCTGCCGAAGCCGGTGTTTGTCACCGCGGCTGAACTCGCTTTTCCCGCCAATTGCCAGTCGCCGATTGCCGCCAATTTGATGTTGACCGATATCGACGGCCTGCCGATCACAGCTGAATTTGACTTCCGCCAGACCGGGCCGCAGAGCTGGGATATCCTGGTCGAAACCGACGAAGGCCGGATGACCTTGTCCCGCGGCGGCAGGGTCATGGCGGTCGACGGCAAGGTTGTCGCCGACGCACCTGATGAGGAATATCGCGAACTGTATCGGCGCTTCGTCAAGCTCGCCGCGACCGGCGCGAGCGACGTCGACCTGGCGCCGCTTCGTCTCGTTGCCGACGCTTTCCTGCTCGGCAGGCGCAACATCGTCGAACCGTTTGTGGACTAG